atagatagatgagacagagagagagagagagagagtgagagagagagagagagagagaagatcaaAATCGAGATCGGAACATCGGATCAAAGTCTTCTCGTTGGACTGCACTGCTGGGAAAGCAAGAGTAGCGAACCAGCAATTTGGTGCCCCGCGAATGACAAAGGTAAGGGAAGTCGCAAAAATACAGGCCAGGGATGGGGATGGAGGTTTATGGATTAATTGAAGGGAAAAGGCTTGAGCGAGAGATCGAGAAGATATACGGGGGCGAGAACGGTGATATGAGGAtgagtcgatcgatcgatccgtcAAGATCCGTAATAGCATCGATATcattataaggataattataattggcGTATAAtatcccctctttttttcggATCGACCTATCACCCTATCGCATCACCGGCAGTCGGATAAAGCCTCTGTATTAGTCGTGTCCTCTATTCGCGTGTACATACCATACGTAGTACGTGTACCTATTATGTAGTATGTGTAAGTGTAGTAAACGTGTTCAGTCTTCGTGTTAGTGTTATCCGCGCTTAGTGTACCTGTATTTCTCTTTACGCATGCTCTTGACGTGCTGCTAGGAAGCTGACTAGATTATTAGTCTAGAATACGAAACATCCGTACGGGTCATCTCCAATGGCAAAGCTCCATCAGCGCGCGGGCGagcttttttataaatcggtGCCAGACGCGAGTCAACCCCTTCTCGTCAATCTACGTATCTAACGAGACCAATTGACGAGGAGGAAGCGCTCGGAGATCGGAAGAATGTAGGACAACGCGAGGACCCCGGAGCTTCGTATAGACGTTGACTACTACGGACGACCTTCGATGAGGTCGGACTCTTCTACCTAGGCGTTCGATTCCTTCAAATTGTCGAAGTATTGCATGATCTGATTATAATCCATACCGAGATTAAGATCTTCGAGTGCGACGGACTCCTCCTGCTCCTGGGAAGACGATGAGGACGCCgtcgaggaggaggaggaggaactaTTGGAGGACGGTGATGTGGAGGGCGGGGAGGTCGACGATGAGGCAATGGTCGTGGTGGAAGCGTTCACAGAGGATGCGACGGCTGACGTTGAAAACGAGGAGAACATAGGATTTCCGACTATCGTCGCCCTTTTCACCTCTCTAGACCTCGCCTCTTTCGAATAAGGattctgttgttgttgttgttgttgttgttgttgttgttgttgctgctgttgtagtagtagttgttgttgttgttgtagttgTAGCTGTTTGTCGTCGAGATTAACCAACTCGACGaactcctcctcttcctcgcCATTCTCCTTTGGACTGTTCGCTCTACCTTTACCGTGTTGCTGCGTCGTTAGTGGCTTAACAACGTTATTCTGTTGGAGTTGCTTGTTCGCATTGTGCCGATGATTCGCGTGATGTCCGGACGCGCTACCACTGCTGGACGCACGATGACGATGCTTTCTAGGTGTTTCTGGCAGCCTAACGATCACTCCGGTATTTCTGTGCGGTGGCACAGGCGGCTTGTAATCCTCGTTtccgttgttgttgttgttgttgttgttgctgccaTTTATGGGAGCGGCTGTAACGGCGACCGTCGTGGCCGCTGCTGCCACACTCGAATTCGCTGAAACTCCATGGGGTGGCAAAGGCGGTGGTACGTCCTCGTTACTGATAAAGAATTAAACTCGTTATTAGAACGAGATCAGAATCGATAACTGTTAGATTTATCacgaagaataaagaaaataatttactcgTTACGCGTAGTCACTAGCACTGAGCCTGCCGTGGACACGGTCGGTGCAGTCACATTGTTCGCCGGTAAGGGCTTAATCGGAGCGGATTTAACCGCGAAACTATTTCGTGGCAATTTATCCCTCTTGCAATAGGTCGTGCTATCGATGGGACCTGTATTGTTCGTTCGTTGAACAGCCGATGGAAGTTCGATATGATTTGGATTGTCGAAGCAAGTACCTAATTCCGGTGTTTCTACCTCGACGTCACCGGCCAAAGGATTGCTAGTCACGTGCACCTAAAGTAATCGTATAAGTGAATGAATCAATATAGATcgttaagtaaataaattaaaaattcaaagaaaattaaagcaATTAATGTCCATTGAAATACCATTTGAGGACCACAAGCGGCACGTTCGAGGGTGGCCCGTCCCAACCAAACCCAATCGTGCGCGTTGGTCGTCGATTCCCTAGGAGGTCTTCTACCCGAGGCGAGTTGATTGGCTGCTGCCCTGGCCCTAGCAGCACCGGAGAGAACAGGGACAGCACTTCCGGTCAGCGGAGAATCCGGGGATTGGGGCTTGAACTTGCTCGCGTAGACAACGCAGGAGACGACGAAGACAACGATCGCGAAGCAAAAGGCCGCCAACAGGACGTACATGCCGATCTCGAGTGGACTCATGCGGGATCCGCCGTGATGCCGTATCCCGACACCGCCCATTCCTCCTGAAGACATGCCATTAGCTATAGCCGTGAGGTGCTGCCGCGCCTGCACCAAAGGCTCGTGCTCGTGCTCGTTCTCGTCTTTCAGCGGTAACCCTTTGCACAGAAaacaaagagacagaaagagagagggcaaGAGTGAGAAAAGAAGCCGCCACTAATCGCGCTCTACCGCTTGATACCGGACACCTTGCGGTCGGCCATGCCTGAACGATCGTTCACCGATGAGTTTTCTTAATGCATGCACTTATTCGAATTATCCTCTCGTTTCATCGAACGCTGGAACTACGAGCTCAAGCAAAACAACGCGAGGTCGAGCGAATCtcttgcctttttcttttcttttctttcttttttcttttttgttttctttgaagCGAAAgacgaacgaaggaaggagaaaagggataaaggaaaaaaagaaaaaagaaaagaagaaaaagaagaggaggaggaggagtaaagtactatagaaacgaaagaaggaaaagtgcTGAACCTAATGCTATCCAGTCATGTCTTTCAAATAGGAAACATGAAAGGAAGAGTGCAAAGCGGAGAGAAATCATaagacgaaataaaagaaaagcgcTGAATATGAAAGATCGAAAAGAAGTCTGTTGCCAAAGGGGTACAGAACCTATTTACCGATAAGAATGTCATGGAGATCCGGCGCCATCTCGCCACGattcgttttcctttctcgaTGATGATGCGAACCAACGGTGCCTCCGCCGTCGTTTTGTACGAATTCCGGTCGATTAGCGAGGTCGCTCGAGGAGAAATCTACTTCGACGTTGGCCGACGCACTAGCCAGGGAAGCGACCGCTGCTCTTTGAGAAGCTTTGCCTGATCTTCTACCGGAAAGACGACAGGCATCTGCCAATTGAAGGCTAACCCTCAAAAGATCGCCCCTTCCTTCGCCGACGGCGATTACTCGGGGATGATGAGAGGCCACCATAGGCGCGAAAGCAACCACTTCCGGATCTAGACTTTCAACGAGCAAATGATAATCGCTTACAGCGATCTCTCTCAAAGGTGTACGAGAACCGTCCGAGAATTCTACGTCTATGTCCAATAGACCTTCCTGTTGAACGATTGAGAAATTACGGGTTTAAAAGTTACCGATTGAACACGATTAAATGAActgaatatatatgatatcgtATTAAAATCTAGAATAATCTTACCTGATATTGCGCTGTCAATCTTCTGGTAACCGATGTCTCGGCGACGTAACCATTCTCGATTGCCGTATCCGGACTGATGCTCAATTGAAGACCTGAGACGACCCTTACCGTTAATCGAGAAACTGAAACCCGATCGTTCCCAACTCTGACTTCCTTGGCGCCGATTACGCGACCGGTGATAGGTGAAAGAACCTGTACTTCGGTTCTCCCAACGCTTCGACCTTGAACGATTCTACCCTGCAGAAGTGTGGCTATTCTTGGGTCGGATACACGAAGCATACTGACAACCAAATCGGTTACTCTTAACCATGTACGACGATTAACGAAATAGGACACTCTTCCGGAATCATGATCGGTCGCTAGAAATCTCGCGTGGACCTCGATCGGACTTTGTTGAAAACGCAATCGGCAATTCGTCGGTGGATTTCTGTCGATCGAATTGATAGTGTCCCATCCATGATCGTTGCCACGGAAACGTTCTTCCTGTTCGTCCTCCTCCAATACGATATCTGGGTCCTCGACGTCCATCGACGTGTCCTCCATTGAATCCTCTAATTCCGTTGCTATGGcacttctcttcttcgtcctaGCCCCGTTCTTAGATTCGTTCTTCGATAAATTCGTCCCGTTTAAGCTACGCTTACTTTTTGCGCCCATAGCATGTTCCTCCGGTACCTTCCATCCCTTTATCTGACTCAATCTTGTATCTCCTACCGTCACCTCTAATGGAAATTCGGGCATCCAAACGGTGAACTTTGCCAAACCAGTATATGTACCGTATTTAACCAGAACCGAGGCGTTACTCGATCCACGAATTTCCGAACCATCGACGTAGACGCTGCTACACGAAGAGGATacctggtggtggtggtggtggtggtggtgatgatggtagtggtggggACGGGAAGGGGttggaaggaaataaaaaaaaaaaaaatattatgaagcATTCGCTTTTTGATCCTTTGTGCTTGTCTGATCGTGcgagagtgaaaaaaaaaccgaTATCACACGATTCACTGGCTTTTCATAGAATGCTTCAATTGATAGTATTGCGATATAGAACGTACGTTTCCGAGACCAACGATATCGGACGATATCTCGATAACGGCAGCATTAATAAAAGCATTTACCTTAAGTACACTTTCGTCCTCGGAATGACAGGAGGATTGCAAGGTAACGTCGGCCACGGTGCCGGCTTGACTGACGATGAAAACCTTCATCCCCTGTGACACTTGCCGTCCCGTCAACACGGCCGTATTCATCACCTCCCAGTTCTGAAAGGAGAGTCTCGACTATTATTCGAGCTCGTTCGATGGCTTCGGCACAACTAGACGACGTCGATCGATTAAACGTGATCGAACTGGTTAATCCAGTAAGTGAAATGTGCGTAAACGTTATCGATGATAAGAAGACGAGATTCGAGGATAAAGGGAATTTATGGACCGTGTTACATGCATTCAATTGATTTCATATTGaatgatcgaaaatattcGTCTACGGAGGTACTATGCTCCATGATTTTCTCTAAACG
This Vespa velutina chromosome 22, iVesVel2.1, whole genome shotgun sequence DNA region includes the following protein-coding sequences:
- the LOC124956567 gene encoding transmembrane protein 132C isoform X3: MRNVAASVEVHFENKDGGFFLKHTPRPYYPSRTDTIPAIAASSTGTGASISASNSAGSVPSPPPGSVLSIDKFTVFQTSEPVSVRASYGPFSTKQTVPARYIVPDPLDALPGPETRRNLTAATIMDAQELGARHLDMSAHLVGNSVPRDSPVLRVLFHAGSEAGGRRQLLLARHQRVCVVLHASLATPLRNLNNNGRREYSSNSGSSSTSSSSSSSSSSSSSSSSSSSSSSSSSSSSSSGSSSSSSSTSTNTALTAACSPDGENGVCLAQITIPADWWAPLPPPDASGRVKVAKSLPRLVQVAYSVLEPRTEDVASGNSDGGAAFCRPRVQIQPVTPLGQVPLAPNRAAYKELKADDSLTLLVPHGPLYPRSRLHVPAFLHPAKLTDLRQERPPLVVAVYLRARVKSGVKILDASSSSPDWIVDVDINAKNTAATFTARRKENVSRMPSASAEEILTMLLEASEEGIGGNWDGGRIVWSVRYAFEGEEENGSQLPGIDHPQQRLQQRQMQHHHHHDNERLSAFRHVVERRKLQARLEIQKDDIQAVLPISKNWEVMNTAVLTGRQVSQGMKVFIVSQAGTVADVTLQSSCHSEDESVLKVSSSCSSVYVDGSEIRGSSNASVLVKYGTYTGLAKFTVWMPEFPLEVTVGDTRLSQIKGWKVPEEHAMGAKSKRSLNGTNLSKNESKNGARTKKRSAIATELEDSMEDTSMDVEDPDIVLEEDEQEERFRGNDHGWDTINSIDRNPPTNCRLRFQQSPIEVHARFLATDHDSGRVSYFVNRRTWLRVTDLVVSMLRVSDPRIATLLQGRIVQGRSVGRTEVQVLSPITGRVIGAKEVRVGNDRVSVSRLTVRVVSGLQLSISPDTAIENGYVAETSVTRRLTAQYQEGLLDIDVEFSDGSRTPLREIAVSDYHLLVESLDPEVVAFAPMVASHHPRVIAVGEGRGDLLRVSLQLADACRLSGRRSGKASQRAAVASLASASANVEVDFSSSDLANRPEFVQNDGGGTVGSHHHRERKTNRGEMAPDLHDILIGLPLKDENEHEHEPLVQARQHLTAIANGMSSGGMGGVGIRHHGGSRMSPLEIGMYVLLAAFCFAIVVFVVSCVVYASKFKPQSPDSPLTGSAVPVLSGAARARAAANQLASGRRPPRESTTNAHDWVWLGRATLERAACGPQMVHVTSNPLAGDVEVETPELGTCFDNPNHIELPSAVQRTNNTGPIDSTTYCKRDKLPRNSFAVKSAPIKPLPANNVTAPTVSTAGSVLVTTRNDNEDVPPPLPPHGVSANSSVAAAATTVAVTAAPINGSNNNNNNNNGNEDYKPPVPPHRNTGVIVRLPETPRKHRHRASSSGSASGHHANHRHNANKQLQQNNVVKPLTTQQHGKGRANSPKENGEEEEEFVELVNLDDKQLQLQQQQQLLLQQQQQQQQQQQQQQQQNPYSKEARSREVKRATIVGNPMFSSFSTSAVASSVNASTTTIASSSTSPPSTSPSSNSSSSSSSTASSSSSQEQEESVALEDLNLGMDYNQIMQYFDNLKESNA
- the LOC124956567 gene encoding uncharacterized protein LOC124956567 isoform X1, whose product is MDFYHITDCITTTISTINTKTITGTSATSSFSSSSATSGGSFKLRFGAGRLMDTWILFLFVIVADVAASVEVHFENKDGGFFLKHTPRPYYPSRTDTIPAIAASSTGTGASISASNSAGSVPSPPPGSVLSIDKFTVFQTSEPVSVRASYGPFSTKQTVPARYIVPDPLDALPGPETRRNLTAATIMDAQELGARHLDMSAHLVGNSVPRDSPVLRVLFHAGSEAGGRRQLLLARHQRVCVVLHASLATPLRNLNNNGRREYSSNSGSSSTSSSSSSSSSSSSSSSSSSSSSSSSSSSSSSGSSSSSSSTSTNTALTAACSPDGENGVCLAQITIPADWWAPLPPPDASGRVKVAKSLPRLVQVAYSVLEPRTEDVASGNSDGGAAFCRPRVQIQPVTPLGQVPLAPNRAAYKELKADDSLTLLVPHGPLYPRSRLHVPAFLHPAKLTDLRQERPPLVVAVYLRARVKSGVKILDASSSSPDWIVDVDINAKNTAATFTARRKENVSRMPSASAEEILTMLLEASEEGIGGNWDGGRIVWSVRYAFEGEEENGSQLPGIDHPQQRLQQRQMQHHHHHDNERLSAFRHVVERRKLQARLEIQKDDIQAVLPISKNWEVMNTAVLTGRQVSQGMKVFIVSQAGTVADVTLQSSCHSEDESVLKVSSSCSSVYVDGSEIRGSSNASVLVKYGTYTGLAKFTVWMPEFPLEVTVGDTRLSQIKGWKVPEEHAMGAKSKRSLNGTNLSKNESKNGARTKKRSAIATELEDSMEDTSMDVEDPDIVLEEDEQEERFRGNDHGWDTINSIDRNPPTNCRLRFQQSPIEVHARFLATDHDSGRVSYFVNRRTWLRVTDLVVSMLRVSDPRIATLLQGRIVQGRSVGRTEVQVLSPITGRVIGAKEVRVGNDRVSVSRLTVRVVSGLQLSISPDTAIENGYVAETSVTRRLTAQYQEGLLDIDVEFSDGSRTPLREIAVSDYHLLVESLDPEVVAFAPMVASHHPRVIAVGEGRGDLLRVSLQLADACRLSGRRSGKASQRAAVASLASASANVEVDFSSSDLANRPEFVQNDGGGTVGSHHHRERKTNRGEMAPDLHDILIGLPLKDENEHEHEPLVQARQHLTAIANGMSSGGMGGVGIRHHGGSRMSPLEIGMYVLLAAFCFAIVVFVVSCVVYASKFKPQSPDSPLTGSAVPVLSGAARARAAANQLASGRRPPRESTTNAHDWVWLGRATLERAACGPQMVHVTSNPLAGDVEVETPELGTCFDNPNHIELPSAVQRTNNTGPIDSTTYCKRDKLPRNSFAVKSAPIKPLPANNVTAPTVSTAGSVLVTTRNDNEDVPPPLPPHGVSANSSVAAAATTVAVTAAPINGSNNNNNNNNGNEDYKPPVPPHRNTGVIVRLPETPRKHRHRASSSGSASGHHANHRHNANKQLQQNNVVKPLTTQQHGKGRANSPKENGEEEEEFVELVNLDDKQLQLQQQQQLLLQQQQQQQQQQQQQQQQNPYSKEARSREVKRATIVGNPMFSSFSTSAVASSVNASTTTIASSSTSPPSTSPSSNSSSSSSSTASSSSSQEQEESVALEDLNLGMDYNQIMQYFDNLKESNA
- the LOC124956567 gene encoding uncharacterized protein LOC124956567 isoform X2 yields the protein MDFYHITDCITTTISTINTKTITGTSATSSFSSSSATSGGSFKLRFGAGRLMDTWILFLFVIVADVAASVEVHFENKDGGFFLKHTPRPYYPSRTDTIPAIAASSTGTGASISASNSAGSVPSPPPGSVLSIDKFTVFQTSEPVSVRASYGPFSTKQTVPARYIVPDPLDALPGPETRRNLTAATIMDAQELGARHLDMSAHLVGNSVPRDSPVLRVLFHAGSEAGGRRQLLLARHQRVCVVLHASLATPLRNLNNNGRREYSSNSGSSSTSSSSSSSSSSSSSSSSSSSSSSSSSSSSSSGSSSSSSSTSTNTALTAACSPDGENGVCLAQITIPADWWAPLPPPDASGRVKVAKSLPRLVQVAYSVLEPRTEDVASGNSDGGAAFCRPRVQIQPVTPLGQVPLAPNRAAYKELKADDSLTLLVPHGPLYPRSRLHVPAFLHPAKLTDLRQERPPLVVAVYLRARVKSGVKILDASSSSPDWIVDVDINAKNTAATFTARRKENVSRMPSASAEEILTMLLEASEEGIGGNWDGGRIVWSVRYAFEGEEENGSQLPGIDHPQQRLQQRQMQHHHHHDNERLSAFRHVVERRKLQARLEIQKDDIQAVLPISKNWEVMNTAVLTGRQVSQGMKVFIVSQAGTVADVTLQSSCHSEDESVLKVSSSCSSVYVDGSEIRGSSNASVLVKYGTYTGLAKFTVWMPEFPLEVTVGDTRLSQIKGWKVPEEHAMGAKSKRSLNGTNLSKNESKNGARTKKRSAIATELEDSMEDTSMDVEDPDIVLEEDEQEERFRGNDHGWDTINSIDRNPPTNCRLRFQQSPIEVHARFLATDHDSGRVSYFVNRRTWLRVTDLVVSMLRVSDPRIATLLQGRIVQGRSVGRTEVQVLSPITGRVIGAKEVRVGNDRVSVSRLTVRVVSGLQLSISPDTAIENGYVAETSVTRRLTAQYQEGLLDIDVEFSDGSRTPLREIAVSDYHLLVESLDPEVVAFAPMVASHHPRVIAVGEGRGDLLRVSLQLADACRLSGRRSGKASQRAAVASLASASANVEVDFSSSDLANRPEFVQNDGGGTVGSHHHRERKTNRGEMAPDLHDILIGGMGGVGIRHHGGSRMSPLEIGMYVLLAAFCFAIVVFVVSCVVYASKFKPQSPDSPLTGSAVPVLSGAARARAAANQLASGRRPPRESTTNAHDWVWLGRATLERAACGPQMVHVTSNPLAGDVEVETPELGTCFDNPNHIELPSAVQRTNNTGPIDSTTYCKRDKLPRNSFAVKSAPIKPLPANNVTAPTVSTAGSVLVTTRNDNEDVPPPLPPHGVSANSSVAAAATTVAVTAAPINGSNNNNNNNNGNEDYKPPVPPHRNTGVIVRLPETPRKHRHRASSSGSASGHHANHRHNANKQLQQNNVVKPLTTQQHGKGRANSPKENGEEEEEFVELVNLDDKQLQLQQQQQLLLQQQQQQQQQQQQQQQQNPYSKEARSREVKRATIVGNPMFSSFSTSAVASSVNASTTTIASSSTSPPSTSPSSNSSSSSSSTASSSSSQEQEESVALEDLNLGMDYNQIMQYFDNLKESNA